The Mycolicibacterium doricum genome includes a region encoding these proteins:
- the ndk gene encoding nucleoside-diphosphate kinase, which yields MTERTLVLIKPDGVQRRLVGEILGRIERKGLTIAALELKTVSDEVARRHYAEHEEKPFFGSLLEFITSGPVVAAIVEGPRAIAAFRQIAGGTDPVEKATPGTIRGDLALITQDNLVHGSDSPDSAVREIELWFPGR from the coding sequence GTGACTGAGCGGACTCTGGTGTTGATCAAGCCCGACGGCGTGCAACGACGCCTGGTTGGGGAAATCCTCGGCCGGATCGAGCGGAAGGGTCTGACCATCGCCGCTCTCGAGCTGAAGACGGTCAGCGATGAGGTGGCCCGGCGCCACTACGCCGAGCACGAAGAAAAGCCGTTCTTCGGCTCGCTGCTGGAATTCATCACCTCTGGACCCGTGGTCGCTGCGATCGTGGAGGGCCCGCGCGCGATCGCCGCGTTCCGTCAGATCGCCGGCGGCACCGATCCCGTGGAGAAGGCCACCCCCGGCACCATCCGCGGTGACCTGGCCCTGATCACCCAGGACAACCTGGTGCACGGCTCCGACTCCCCGGACTCCGCGGTTCGCGAGATCGAACTCTGGTTCCCCGGCCGCTGA